The sequence below is a genomic window from Candidatus Woesearchaeota archaeon.
AGAAAATCAAGCATCAAGAACTAATGAGTCCGAAAACAAAGGATTAGAAAATAATAAAAATGTTGAATTTGTCAAAAGTTTAGATTTAGAGAAACTGAATAATTTAATTGGCAAGATGCAATATGTGCCATTTAAGGAATACAACCAGATTAAGCCTGCCCAGGGTAATGTAGATACTTCGGACTTAGAAAATCTCATAAAATTAACTGATTTATATGACTTTAAAATCAGTAATATAGAAAAATTAATTCAGAACAAAGAGAGTTTTTTTGAACAAATTATGAAAACTTCTAAAGCATTACATTATAAAAATCATCATGAGTGGGACATTTCCGGATTTATCAGGTGGAGTACTAATTTGGTGCGGTTTTGGTCAAGTTATAATTATGAAATGGTTACGCCTTCTGTAGGTATCGGATTGGACATTGATAATGATGGTATTGGTGATATGATTAATAAGAAATATTACTTAAGTTTGGGAAAAGGTATTAAGAAAAAGGCGTGTAAAAACCCGAGAGAGTTTGTAAAGTCTGCCAAGGAACTTGCCTATAAAATTGATCAAACTTCGCTTGATGCCCAGCTGAAAGAAGTTGGGGGCAAAGAAGGAAAATTAAAGTTAGTCTGTAGAAATTTGGCTATGTTAAATCAATTGGTATATGAGACAAGTAAACATCTTAACTTCAGCAGTAAAAATACATTTTGTTTTAGAGTTTCAAATGATGAGCATATGTGGAATATATTTGCCACGGTTAATGAACAGGGGGTATTCTACACATCAGTAGATCCTACGTTTGCAGATAATGGTAAAAATAATTTTTCATTGAAAACAGAACTAGATTTCAGCAGTCCGTCACATAAAGAATTTTTATGGAGAGAAAATCAGGTTTATCTTTTTGCAGGGACTGTATTAAAAAATGAGTCTGCTTTTTTTGATGCATTTAGTGTTTATAATAAGGCTCTTAAAAAGAATCCTCTTATCTACAAAAGCGAGTTGCCAATGGCAATGGCAGATTTATATTCTGAGATGGGTATGAAACGGGTTGCTGTTGCTTTTTATAAAATCAGCAATCATGCATATTCTAAATATCAATTGGGATATCTTTTGCATGAACAAGGGAATTTCTTGGAGTCTAATGGCGCTTTAAGTTCACTGCTTAATCTTTATGATGAAGGTAATTCAGGAAAGTATGAGGATAATCCTTTTTTTGATGAAGCGTTGCCATTAAGCGGGCTAAATTATTTTAGTATTAAAAAATATACTAAAGCAATAGAGGCGTTTGAATTGAGTTTAAAAATAAACCCGAGATATAGGGGGTTGTCGGCTTATTGGTTAGCTAAATCATATTTGGCGCAATCTGATATCCCTAATTCGGCGGCTGCGCTGAAATTATTGGAAAAAGAAAACTCGGATTTTGATCCGGCTGAAACGTTATTCCTTTTAAAAAAAGATTATTGGTATTAATTCATCGGTAAACCAATTATAATCACTTCATTTATTTTGTCTAAACCTTTCATCAGTTTTAAGAAAAATTGCAAATCAAAATCGTGACAGGATATAGTTGATCTGTTTTTTAGCATATCAATATTTGTAATTATAGTGGGTTTTTTTAGGCCTTTAACAACATCCATTATGCAGATTATGCCTTTTTCTTCAAGGATTTGTTCTATTTTGTCACATTTGATAAATTCTATATTTGGAATTTTTAAATTATCCCCCAGTTCTTTAGCAAGTTTGTCGTTTTTAATGTATTCATTGCCAAAACAATAGATTTTCATTTGCTAAATAATCCAATTAACTCTGCTTTTTCAATTACATGAGGTTGCATTGCCTGTTCAAGGCCTGCTTTGGTTGATGTTTTAGGAAGATTTAATGTTGTATCAAGCGCATAAAGTTTGAAGAAATATCTGTGTGTTCCTGAGGGGGGGCAAGGGCCAATGTAATTTGTTTGGTTTGCACTGTTTGTTCCCTGCATGCTTCCTCCAGGCACTGAGTTTTCATATATTTTTTCTGTGATTGGTATGTTCCATACTATCCAGTGCACCCAAGTTCCTCTTGGCGCGTCAGGATCGTCCATGATTAATACTAATGATTTAGCTTTTACAGGAATATTCTCTATTTCCAAGCCTGGATTAAAATTATTGCCTTTACATGTAAATTTTTCTGGAATCTTTTGATTATTTTTAAAGTCTGGGCTTGTAAGTTTCATCATATTTACTTCTCTTGCGCATCCTGCAATTATTATTAGCAGGATAAATAATATTATTTTTTTCATTTCTTTATAGGCTGAATATCCGAAACTTTGCTCTGAATAGGATTTTTATTTTATCTTTACTTCTGTCAGGATAAGTTCATCGCCTTCTATAACTTTAGGTTTATTTTCACATCTTGGGCAAGTATAAAGTACATTTTCATGATTTTTTTCAATTATTTTGGGTTCACCTTCATAACCGCACCCGCATTTGATATTTGATGGTTTTATGGTGAAGTTTACTATCCAGCCCGTTAATTCCTCAATTCTGCCTTTTATATCATGATCATGAAGGTCGCAAAGTTCACCCATTTCAATAGAAATTTCTTTAATTTCGCCATGTTTTTTTGCTTCTTCAATTATGCGCTGTACTGCGAATAAATCATGCATAGAGTTTAACCATATTTATGAGTATAAATAAATTTCTATTATATATGATAGATTGAAATAGCGGTATTAATTTCTATAAATCTTTAAAAAAGGCATTAGTCTGAAACGTTATGATGACGAAAGCATTAATTATTTCTGGTGAACTTGGAAAAATAGTGGCCAGGCAGAAATCCAGCAAATCATTGGAAATTGGTGAGTTGCTTGTAACAGAAGACGGCAGTTCAAGGATCATATATGAGGTTACGGATTTGCTTTTTGGGTCACAAATTTCGCAACAAAATTTAGAATTAATGTCCGGATTAAAACTTGAACATGATTTGGATAACGATCTGGAATTGCTTGATGCAGACTTAAGAATGTACGGGCTTGCGCTGCTTAAGCCTCTTCTATATATAAATGGGCCTAATGTCACATTGTGTAAAACTTTGCCTAAATTTTTTGCAGAAGCGCGCGAGTTAAGGAAGGAAGATTTAGAATTCCTTTCCAAACCTGAAAACAGTTTATGCTTTGGTAAACTTCGTTCTGGTTCAAAGCAAGTTGATGTTGATATTTATTTGCCGGGGAAAGAGGTTTTTTCTCACCATATTTTAGTTTCAGGCACAACCGGCAGGGGTAAATCTGTGTTGATGTCAAATTTATTATGGGACACTATCGACAAAGATTATTGCGGAATCTTAATCCTTGACCCCCACGATGAATATTATGGCAGAAATAAGTTTGGGTTGAAAGATCACCCCAAAAAAGAAAATGTGTTATATTATACGCATAATCATGCACCGGTAGGGGCGAGAACTTTAAGGATAAATATTAATTGTTTAAACCCGTCACATTTTAACGGGGCTGTATTTTTTTCAGATGCGCAGAAACAAGCAATGAACGCTTATCATAAAAGGTATCATGATAATTGGATCGAGGCAATAGTATTAGAAAAACCTTTAGATGTCAGTTTTCAGGAGGCTACAATTGGCGTAGTGAAAAGACGACTATTGAATTTACTTGATCTTGATTTTAATGGTTCACAGTTGTTCTGCAACGGGGTTTTTTCTCTTAATACCGGTGAAACAACTGTGGGGGATATATGCAATGAGCTTGAATTGGGGAAGAAGGTGGTGATAGATACATCTTCTTTTTCAGGTTCTGTTGAAATTTTAATAGGGTCGTTAATTACTTCAGAAATTTTTTATAAATATAAACGGCACAAAATTCAGGGAGCATTAGACGAGAAACCAGTTATTTCTATCGTGCTGGAAGAGGCGCCTCGTGTCTTAGGCAAAGAAGTTCTTGAGCAAGGTCCGAATATATTCAGTACGATTGCCCGTGAAGGCAGAAAGTTTAAAATTGGTTTGACCGCAATTACTCAGCTCCCTTCTTTAATTCCCCGGCAGATATTAGCAAATATGAACACTAAAGTAATCATGGGTATTGAAATGGCAGCTGAACGTCAAGCCATCATTGAAAGCGCTTCGCAAGATTTAAGTTCCTCATCTCGTTCAATTGCATCTTTAGACAAAGGCGAAGCGATTGTTACTTCAAATTTTAGCAAGTTTGCCGTGCCTGTAAAGATTCCAATGTTTACTCGCGAACAAAAAGAAGTTAAGAGGGAGACATTAAGTTTTTCCGGGGTAGGGTTATGAAACAAGAAAAGTTTTCTTTTTTTAAGCTTCAAATTGGGGCAGTTTAAAAATGAAGTTTGCTCATTTTGCTGATTGCCATATTGGTTCCTGGAGAGACCCAAAATTGAGGGGTATAAGCACTGAAGTTTTTATTAAAACCATTGATGAATGTATAAAGAGAGAGGTTGATTTTGTTTTAATCGCAGGAGATTTATTTAATACATCGTTGCCTGCAATTGAATTATTAAAAGAAGTTGTTGTTAAACTTAAACATTTGAAAGAAGCCGGGATTCCGGTGTATATCATTGCAGGCAGCCACGATTTTTCTCCATCCGGCAAAACTATGTTAGATGTGTTAGAAGGTGCCGGTTTAGTTGTCAATGTTGTTAAAGGTTCAGTGGAAGACGGAAAATTAAAACTTAATTTTACAGTTGATATTAAAACAGGTGTAAAAATTACAGGTATGCTGGGTAAAAAAGGCATGCTTGATAAAGCTTATTATGAAAATTTAGAGCATTCAAATTTAGTGAAAGAAGGAGGTTATAAAATTTTTATGTTTCATACTGCATTGACTGAGTTTAAGCCGGCGGAGTTTGAAAATATGGAATCTCAACCCCTGTCTTTGCTGCCTAAGGGTTTTAATTATTATGCCGGCGGCCATGTTCATTACATCTTTGAAAAAGATGAGCCAGAGTATGGCAAGATTACATATCCAGGGGCTTTATTTCCTGCAAATTTTGGAGAACTTGAAAAATATGGAAATGGCGGATTTTACATTGTAACTGAAAATAATCATGAGTGGGTGCCAATTTCAGTTTTGAACACTTTTAATATTTCAGTTGATTGTGATCATAAAACTCCTGAGCAAGTAACACATAAAATTAATTCATACATTGAAGGTATAGAGTTTAATAATACAATTGTTATTTTAAGGGTTTATGGCACTCTTGAATCCGGAAAAATTTCAGATATTAACTTTAATTCGATTTTTAAATCTCTTTATGATAAGTCTGCATATTTTGTAATGAAGAATACTTCAGGCATTAAGACTAGTGAATTTGAAGAAGTGAAAGTTGCAGTTCAGGATGTTGATAAGATTGAAGAGCTAATGATTAAGGAACACGCAGGTAAGATTAAAGTTGATGAAATGGATATTGATAAAGAAAAAAGTTTAGTAAATAGTTTGTTAAATATCTTATCATTAGATAAACAAGAGGGCGAGAGGGTATCAGATTTTGAGTCCCGTTTAAAACAAGAATTGGGGGGTTTGTTATGGTAGAAAATTGGTCCGGTTTATCATTGAACGAAAAAAAGAAGATTGCGCGGGGAAGGTTAGAAGAAAGATTAGCCGGTTCAGAGCGAGAACTTGAGATTGATCAAATTGATGTCATAGCTGGATCTCGCATGAATTCTTTAGAGTATAATTGTCATCATGGTTTTGAACAGAAAGCCAGAGAGGCTTTAGAGTTTCTTATTCCCTATTGCAGAGACACTGGAAAAGAAAAAATGTTGGAAAGAGCAAGAAGTCTTTATGAGAAAAGTTTTAAATAATTCAGGGTTTATATCTTAACATAGTTCTAGGGAATGCGATTGCGTCTTTGATTGAGTCCAGTCCGCAGATCCATGCAATGATTCTTTCAACACCCATACCAAATCCGCCATGTGGCACTGAGCCATATCTCCTAGTGTCTAAATAGAATTCATATTCTTCTATCTTTTCTCCGTCTTCAATAAGACGTTTTTTAATTTTTTCAATATCCGCTTCTCTTTCAGAACCCCCAATGATTTCGCCGTAACCTTCTGGCGCAATAAAATCGCAACCTTTTACAGTTCTTTGGTCTTCTTCATCTTCTTTCATGTAGAATGCTTTTACAACTTTAGGGTAATTTGTAACAATAATGGGCGTATCATAAAGTTTTGATAATTTATCTTCTTCGATTGTTCTAAGATCTTTACCCCACTCAACATCCATTTTACATTTATCTTTTAATATTTTTATTGAATCGGTATATGTCATTCTAGGAAATGGTTTTTTCACGCTTGCTTCTAATGTTTTAGTATTTCTTTCAAGAATTTTTAGTTCGTCTTGTCTTTCTTCGAGAACTTTTTTAATTACATGTTTAATCATTGATTCGCCAAAGTCCTGGATTTCTTTAAAAGTGATCCATGATGCTTCCATTTCCATCATCCAAAATTCTGTAAGGTGTCTTGAGGTTTTAGATTTTTCAGCTCTAAATGCCGGACTAATTGTATATATTTTATCAAGCGCAAAGATTGCAGGTTCTGCATAAAGCTGCCATGTTTGCGCGAGGAATACTCCTTTTTTACCGAAGTAAGGCACAGAAAACAAAGTTGAACCCCCTTCACATTGTATACTTTGAAAAATGGGAGAATGATATTCATAATAACCTTGACCACTACAATATTCACGTATTGCGCTGAATATTGCGCTTCTGAGCTTCATAATCGCAATCATTTTTTGACTTCTTAACCATAAATGTCTTTTATCTGCAAGAAATTCAACGCTTTGATCTTTTGTAATTGGATATTCATGTGATTCGCCTATAACTCTAAAATCATCAACTTGGATTTCAAAGCCTGTTGGGGCTCTTTCATCAGCTTTAATAGTGCCATTAAGTGTTAAAGAAGTTTCAACCTGCATTTTATCTGCAATTTCAAACTTTGCATCACCAACTATTTCTTTTTTGATAACACATTGGATTATTTGAGTAGAATCCCTTAATACCACAAATTTAAACTTGGAACTGCCACGTTCTCTATACACCCAGCCCCTAATTGAAACTTTGCCAGTTCCTTTTTCCATCGCTTCTTTAATTGTAAGAAATTTCATGATAGAGTGGGAGAATTTAGAACTTTTTAAAGGTTGTGCTTAAAAATTTAATTTTGTCTTGAGATATGGTTATATTATATTGTATTTGGGCGTTTAAATTCATTTTTGGGCTATTATGAAACCAGCGCCTAAAATACCTGCGAGAAAAAATAATAAAAGGCATTTTAGCCATGATGGTGTAGGTTTATCGTAATTTGGTGTTATAAACTGCCTGAGCGAAGGGATTTCATATTTGGTTCATTTTTTATAAAGTTCATATATTGATTTAAATCCGCCCAATAAATCTTCCACTTTTGGAGTTCTCCATTTTTCTTTTGTTTCTTTTCTTATTTTAAGTTCCTGTTCAATGAGCTCGTAAAATATTGGCCAGTAAGCCAGTTTTTGATGGGCTGATGTGCTTATTGTCAAATATGCGATTAATAGGTCTGTATGTAATTCTTTTACTTTAATTATTTTTAATTCTTCATTAACTGCATCAAAGTTTCCATCAAGAAAGTTATCATCAATTCTATCAAAGATTTCGTCAATTTGTCTGTCTATGCTCATATTGGAAATTATATAACTTGTTTATTTATTAAATTTGTTATTTATTAATTTATTATTATTTAGATAAAAAGGTATGTGTTAATTAGAAAAAAGTAATTATCCGATA
It includes:
- a CDS encoding YbhB/YbcL family Raf kinase inhibitor-like protein, with the protein product MKKIILFILLIIIAGCAREVNMMKLTSPDFKNNQKIPEKFTCKGNNFNPGLEIENIPVKAKSLVLIMDDPDAPRGTWVHWIVWNIPITEKIYENSVPGGSMQGTNSANQTNYIGPCPPSGTHRYFFKLYALDTTLNLPKTSTKAGLEQAMQPHVIEKAELIGLFSK
- a CDS encoding hydrogenase maturation nickel metallochaperone HypA, whose protein sequence is MHDLFAVQRIIEEAKKHGEIKEISIEMGELCDLHDHDIKGRIEELTGWIVNFTIKPSNIKCGCGYEGEPKIIEKNHENVLYTCPRCENKPKVIEGDELILTEVKIK
- a CDS encoding ATP-binding protein; its protein translation is MTKALIISGELGKIVARQKSSKSLEIGELLVTEDGSSRIIYEVTDLLFGSQISQQNLELMSGLKLEHDLDNDLELLDADLRMYGLALLKPLLYINGPNVTLCKTLPKFFAEARELRKEDLEFLSKPENSLCFGKLRSGSKQVDVDIYLPGKEVFSHHILVSGTTGRGKSVLMSNLLWDTIDKDYCGILILDPHDEYYGRNKFGLKDHPKKENVLYYTHNHAPVGARTLRININCLNPSHFNGAVFFSDAQKQAMNAYHKRYHDNWIEAIVLEKPLDVSFQEATIGVVKRRLLNLLDLDFNGSQLFCNGVFSLNTGETTVGDICNELELGKKVVIDTSSFSGSVEILIGSLITSEIFYKYKRHKIQGALDEKPVISIVLEEAPRVLGKEVLEQGPNIFSTIAREGRKFKIGLTAITQLPSLIPRQILANMNTKVIMGIEMAAERQAIIESASQDLSSSSRSIASLDKGEAIVTSNFSKFAVPVKIPMFTREQKEVKRETLSFSGVGL
- a CDS encoding DNA repair exonuclease translates to MKFAHFADCHIGSWRDPKLRGISTEVFIKTIDECIKREVDFVLIAGDLFNTSLPAIELLKEVVVKLKHLKEAGIPVYIIAGSHDFSPSGKTMLDVLEGAGLVVNVVKGSVEDGKLKLNFTVDIKTGVKITGMLGKKGMLDKAYYENLEHSNLVKEGGYKIFMFHTALTEFKPAEFENMESQPLSLLPKGFNYYAGGHVHYIFEKDEPEYGKITYPGALFPANFGELEKYGNGGFYIVTENNHEWVPISVLNTFNISVDCDHKTPEQVTHKINSYIEGIEFNNTIVILRVYGTLESGKISDINFNSIFKSLYDKSAYFVMKNTSGIKTSEFEEVKVAVQDVDKIEELMIKEHAGKIKVDEMDIDKEKSLVNSLLNILSLDKQEGERVSDFESRLKQELGGLLW
- the asnS gene encoding asparagine--tRNA ligase, with the translated sequence MKFLTIKEAMEKGTGKVSIRGWVYRERGSSKFKFVVLRDSTQIIQCVIKKEIVGDAKFEIADKMQVETSLTLNGTIKADERAPTGFEIQVDDFRVIGESHEYPITKDQSVEFLADKRHLWLRSQKMIAIMKLRSAIFSAIREYCSGQGYYEYHSPIFQSIQCEGGSTLFSVPYFGKKGVFLAQTWQLYAEPAIFALDKIYTISPAFRAEKSKTSRHLTEFWMMEMEASWITFKEIQDFGESMIKHVIKKVLEERQDELKILERNTKTLEASVKKPFPRMTYTDSIKILKDKCKMDVEWGKDLRTIEEDKLSKLYDTPIIVTNYPKVVKAFYMKEDEEDQRTVKGCDFIAPEGYGEIIGGSEREADIEKIKKRLIEDGEKIEEYEFYLDTRRYGSVPHGGFGMGVERIIAWICGLDSIKDAIAFPRTMLRYKP